One part of the Thermodesulfobacterium commune DSM 2178 genome encodes these proteins:
- the ftsA gene encoding cell division protein FtsA, producing MGKETGILVVDVGTTKVCALIGEEREGELWVTGIGIAPSQGLKKGMVLNIDEATQSIKNAIEKALSQAKIGIGSIYVSIAGSHIRTISGMGVVALRQKCVTEEDVEEVLRSAQNLNLPPETEILHVIPQEYILDQQGGILQPVGMTGVRLEAHVKLIVCNRSALQNLLRCFENLNLDVDGVIFQGLASAEAVLTPEEKELGVVLLDFGGGTTDVVIYWDNVLRGVFSIQVGGEHLTNDLAVGLRTSRKEAERLKIEKGVCLRELVEEEEILEVTGIGNRPPRKVSKKFLAEILEPRVKELFELIENELRKEVLSQFKGFDFKSKIGSGMVITGGSSLIPGLVYLADQMFDLPARVGYPVRLYGLTEEVYHPQFSTAVGMLLYAYKYGERSEGKEEREGILQKIKQGIKKFLKGG from the coding sequence ATGGGTAAAGAGACAGGAATTTTGGTAGTAGATGTAGGGACTACCAAAGTATGTGCTTTAATAGGAGAAGAGAGAGAAGGAGAACTTTGGGTTACTGGAATTGGTATAGCTCCTTCTCAAGGGTTAAAAAAAGGCATGGTTTTAAACATCGATGAAGCAACACAGAGTATCAAAAATGCTATAGAAAAGGCTTTATCTCAGGCCAAAATAGGCATAGGAAGTATTTATGTGAGTATAGCTGGGTCTCATATAAGAACTATTTCTGGGATGGGTGTGGTAGCTTTAAGACAAAAGTGTGTGACAGAAGAGGATGTAGAGGAGGTCCTTAGGTCAGCTCAGAATTTAAATCTCCCCCCTGAAACAGAGATTTTGCATGTTATCCCTCAGGAGTATATTTTAGACCAGCAAGGAGGGATTTTACAGCCTGTTGGGATGACAGGGGTAAGGTTAGAGGCTCATGTAAAACTTATAGTTTGTAATCGTTCTGCTTTGCAGAACCTACTTAGATGTTTTGAAAATCTCAATTTAGATGTAGATGGCGTTATTTTCCAGGGACTTGCTTCAGCTGAAGCAGTTTTGACTCCTGAAGAAAAGGAATTGGGGGTAGTGCTTTTAGACTTTGGCGGTGGAACTACAGATGTAGTGATTTACTGGGATAACGTTTTAAGAGGGGTGTTTTCTATTCAAGTAGGGGGGGAACACTTAACCAACGACTTAGCGGTTGGGCTGAGAACTTCGAGAAAAGAAGCAGAAAGGCTTAAGATAGAAAAAGGGGTTTGTTTAAGAGAACTTGTGGAGGAAGAGGAGATCTTAGAGGTAACAGGTATCGGTAATCGCCCCCCAAGAAAAGTAAGTAAAAAGTTTTTGGCAGAGATTTTAGAACCTAGGGTTAAAGAGCTTTTTGAGTTGATAGAAAATGAGCTTCGAAAAGAGGTTTTAAGTCAGTTTAAAGGTTTTGATTTTAAGTCTAAGATAGGAAGTGGAATGGTAATTACTGGAGGTTCTTCCCTTATACCTGGTTTGGTCTATTTAGCAGACCAGATGTTTGATTTACCTGCTCGTGTAGGCTATCCTGTAAGACTTTATGGTCTCACTGAAGAGGTCTATCATCCTCAGTTTTCTACCGCGGTAGGTATGTTGCTTTATGCATACAAGTATGGAGAAAGGTCCGAGGGTAAAGAGGAAAGAGAAGGTATTTTACAAAAGATAAAACAAGGTATAAAAAAATTTTTAAAAGGAGGCTAA
- the murC gene encoding UDP-N-acetylmuramate--L-alanine ligase, producing the protein MFKVFGHKDGPKRIHFIGIGGVGMSSLAMVLHSLGHKVSGCDLNKSKYTEMLEKQGIKVYYQHHEDHLKKVDIVVYSSAISQDNPELSKAKEMGIWVIPRAQMLAEVMNLYPKSIVVAGSHGKTTTTSMIAEMLLKLDKSPTVIVGGIISNIKTHSVLGKGDYLVAEADESDGSFLCYNPYIEVITNIDVEHLDFYADFNAIKKAFINFIKKCSPEGRVIICGDDPGVKEVLREIAGPFLLYGFSSGNQLRAEVIEEDEGYPLVKLVFQEKFLGQMRLSIPGKHNVCNALAAIGVALELGLPIKQVIEILQEFKGAGRRLEFKGVWKGAVLIDDYAHHPTEIKASLEALRKVYKDKKLVLIFQPHRYTRTKFLWDKFLLALKEPDILVLTEIYPASEKPIPGISGYILFENLKNLRGGKPTFFVENLDNIKELLEDILDENQVVITMGAGNVYKIHKLLLEKDEARN; encoded by the coding sequence ATGTTTAAGGTTTTTGGTCATAAAGATGGGCCTAAAAGGATACATTTTATAGGGATAGGCGGCGTAGGAATGAGCAGCTTAGCTATGGTTTTGCACTCTTTGGGACATAAGGTCAGTGGTTGCGACCTTAACAAAAGTAAATATACCGAAATGTTAGAGAAACAAGGGATAAAAGTTTATTACCAACACCATGAAGACCACCTTAAAAAGGTAGATATAGTGGTTTATTCCTCGGCGATTTCTCAGGACAATCCAGAGCTTTCTAAGGCTAAAGAAATGGGAATTTGGGTTATTCCTCGGGCCCAGATGTTGGCAGAGGTGATGAACCTTTATCCAAAAAGTATTGTGGTAGCAGGTTCTCATGGTAAAACTACGACTACCTCTATGATAGCAGAAATGTTGCTTAAACTGGATAAAAGCCCTACGGTCATAGTGGGAGGGATCATATCTAACATCAAAACCCATTCTGTTTTAGGTAAGGGAGATTATTTGGTGGCTGAAGCTGATGAGAGTGACGGTTCCTTTTTATGTTATAACCCTTACATAGAGGTAATCACCAACATCGACGTAGAACATTTGGATTTTTATGCAGACTTCAACGCTATCAAAAAGGCTTTTATCAATTTTATAAAAAAATGTTCTCCTGAGGGACGGGTTATAATCTGTGGAGACGATCCAGGGGTAAAAGAGGTACTTAGAGAGATTGCAGGACCTTTTTTACTATATGGTTTTTCGTCAGGAAATCAGTTGAGGGCAGAGGTTATAGAAGAGGACGAAGGTTATCCTTTAGTAAAGCTTGTGTTTCAGGAAAAGTTTTTAGGACAGATGAGACTTTCTATCCCTGGTAAACATAATGTGTGTAATGCGTTAGCTGCTATAGGGGTAGCTTTAGAGCTTGGTCTTCCGATTAAACAGGTGATAGAAATTTTACAAGAGTTTAAAGGAGCAGGAAGAAGGCTTGAGTTTAAAGGTGTTTGGAAAGGAGCAGTCCTGATAGATGACTATGCGCATCATCCTACCGAAATCAAAGCTTCTCTTGAAGCCTTAAGAAAGGTTTATAAAGATAAAAAGCTTGTGCTTATTTTTCAACCCCACCGTTATACCAGGACTAAGTTTTTATGGGATAAGTTTTTGTTAGCCTTAAAAGAACCTGATATTTTGGTTTTAACTGAGATTTATCCTGCAAGTGAAAAACCTATACCTGGGATTTCAGGTTATATCCTTTTTGAAAACCTAAAAAATCTTAGAGGAGGAAAACCTACCTTTTTTGTAGAAAACTTAGATAACATAAAAGAGCTTCTTGAAGATATATTAGATGAAAACCAGGTTGTTATTACTATGGGAGCAGGGAACGTTTATAAAATCCACAAATTACTCTTAGAAAAAGATGAGGCAAGAAATTAG
- a CDS encoding cell division protein FtsQ/DivIB, protein MERCFSLLKRPVFWGIISFLVLVGLVVYLLYFTDLFVLKEIKVSPTKRVSKEEIIKLTGLKGGERFFAISLKDLRKQILANKNIEEVTIVRCLPGTLELVIKEREPLAIIVKDNKGFLIDKKGVIMEGILPEDYFFYPVLELKSEVSKDKFFEFLSWLKNNKNYLPVYENIAKIVLEDNKMIMVTKNQIKIYFPLVSEKDWVYFYKNLDKIMAYLYENGQTEKVELIRLDYPLGQALIKFRE, encoded by the coding sequence ATGGAGAGATGTTTTAGTTTGCTAAAAAGACCAGTATTTTGGGGAATTATAAGTTTTTTAGTTTTGGTAGGGTTGGTTGTTTATTTACTTTATTTTACAGATCTTTTTGTTTTAAAAGAGATTAAAGTCAGTCCTACCAAAAGGGTAAGTAAAGAAGAAATCATCAAGCTTACAGGACTTAAAGGGGGTGAGCGTTTTTTTGCTATCTCACTAAAGGATTTAAGAAAGCAGATACTGGCTAACAAAAACATAGAAGAGGTAACGATTGTTAGGTGTTTACCTGGTACTTTAGAATTGGTGATCAAGGAAAGAGAACCCTTGGCTATCATAGTAAAAGATAATAAAGGGTTTTTAATAGATAAAAAAGGCGTGATTATGGAAGGCATTTTACCAGAAGATTATTTCTTTTACCCTGTTTTAGAGTTAAAAAGCGAGGTATCGAAAGATAAATTTTTTGAATTTCTTTCTTGGTTAAAAAACAACAAGAACTATTTGCCGGTTTATGAAAACATTGCTAAAATTGTATTGGAAGACAACAAGATGATTATGGTTACCAAAAATCAGATTAAGATTTATTTCCCTTTAGTTTCTGAAAAAGATTGGGTTTATTTTTATAAGAACCTCGATAAGATAATGGCCTATCTTTATGAAAACGGACAGACAGAAAAAGTAGAATTGATTCGGTTAGACTATCCTTTAGGGCAAGCCTTAATCAAATTTAGGGAGTGA
- the ftsZ gene encoding cell division protein FtsZ, translating into MSIPFELIEEEIKLQPNIKVIGVGGAGGNAVANMIRNKLSGVEFVVANTDYKVLELNPAPIKIQLGKKLTNGMGAGGKPEIGKRAAEESEKEIRDVLKDADMVFIAAGMGGGTGTGAAPVIANICKELGILTVAVVTKPFSFEGRHRIKIAEEGLAELSQFVDTLITIPNDRLLTLGSPHERLAEMFKKADDVLYYAVRGISDLILSPGYINLDFADVKAVMSDSGGMALMGMGEAAGEGRAEIATQMAVYSPLLEDVSISGAKGVLLNISVNPENFTIHETQIITSMISKEIHPDAKVYLGVVFDESLGEVLRVTVIATGLESTKKEEKNGKVVNIEEGVKRREEREKVAKLEEDSLEDTDVLDIPTFLRRNAD; encoded by the coding sequence ATGAGCATCCCTTTTGAGTTGATAGAAGAAGAAATTAAGTTACAACCTAACATCAAGGTAATAGGTGTAGGTGGTGCTGGAGGGAATGCTGTTGCTAATATGATTAGAAATAAACTTTCAGGGGTAGAGTTTGTAGTAGCTAATACAGATTACAAGGTGCTTGAGCTGAATCCAGCTCCTATAAAGATTCAGTTGGGGAAAAAACTTACCAATGGAATGGGCGCAGGTGGAAAACCAGAAATAGGTAAAAGGGCCGCAGAAGAAAGCGAAAAAGAGATCCGAGATGTTTTGAAAGATGCAGATATGGTGTTTATTGCAGCAGGTATGGGAGGAGGTACGGGAACTGGTGCAGCTCCGGTGATAGCTAATATATGTAAAGAGCTTGGAATTCTTACTGTAGCAGTAGTAACCAAACCCTTTTCTTTTGAAGGAAGGCATAGGATTAAAATAGCTGAGGAGGGGTTGGCAGAACTTTCTCAGTTTGTAGATACTTTAATTACCATTCCAAACGATCGGTTGCTTACCCTTGGTTCTCCCCATGAAAGATTGGCAGAGATGTTTAAAAAAGCCGATGATGTATTATATTATGCAGTAAGAGGTATTTCTGACCTTATTCTTTCTCCAGGTTATATAAACCTTGATTTTGCAGACGTTAAGGCGGTGATGAGTGATAGCGGAGGTATGGCTTTGATGGGTATGGGTGAAGCCGCAGGAGAGGGTAGGGCAGAAATAGCTACCCAGATGGCAGTCTACAGCCCTCTTTTAGAAGACGTTTCTATTTCAGGGGCTAAAGGGGTGTTACTTAACATAAGCGTTAACCCTGAAAATTTTACCATCCATGAAACTCAAATAATAACCAGTATGATTTCAAAGGAGATCCATCCAGATGCTAAGGTATATTTAGGTGTAGTCTTTGATGAATCTTTAGGAGAGGTTTTAAGGGTTACGGTGATTGCTACAGGGCTTGAATCTACTAAAAAGGAAGAGAAAAACGGGAAGGTTGTTAACATAGAAGAAGGGGTAAAAAGAAGAGAAGAGAGAGAAAAAGTTGCCAAATTAGAAGAAGATTCTTTAGAAGATACTGATGTGCTTGATATCCCGACATTTCTTAGAAGAAACGCAGACTAA
- a CDS encoding ParB/RepB/Spo0J family partition protein, with translation MREIATFEDPVKKQPLTLAVFGIEEVHRPPFQRDLSESLKKHLELAIEKLGFLTPIVVVHKDGKYYVVDGQHRLEAMRDIGAREIVGIIVDESLYHHILEFNTEKPPNVKEKSKQAYRLYQELLKEDENLIEEELFTYFKDPMYITFGFAIEEFDPKFPASFYESFVSKIDEFLRKPLKEAVEERRRRAQALIDLNQVVNQKYAEFGWDNALLKGEIVRKAVQKAFGVRVRTIEEEFYAAIDRVKQACESLTLQDFGEVE, from the coding sequence ATGAGAGAGATAGCTACCTTTGAAGATCCTGTAAAAAAACAACCCCTTACCTTGGCTGTCTTTGGAATAGAAGAAGTTCATAGACCACCTTTTCAACGCGACCTTTCAGAAAGCTTAAAGAAACATTTAGAGCTAGCTATAGAAAAATTGGGTTTTTTAACTCCCATCGTGGTGGTGCATAAAGATGGAAAATATTATGTAGTAGATGGTCAACATCGTTTGGAGGCTATGCGGGATATAGGGGCAAGAGAAATAGTGGGGATAATTGTAGATGAAAGTTTGTATCATCATATCTTAGAGTTTAACACCGAGAAACCACCAAACGTTAAAGAAAAGTCTAAGCAAGCATATAGACTGTACCAGGAACTTTTAAAAGAAGATGAGAATCTGATAGAAGAAGAGTTGTTTACCTATTTTAAAGACCCTATGTATATTACCTTTGGTTTTGCGATAGAAGAGTTTGACCCTAAGTTTCCTGCAAGTTTTTATGAAAGTTTTGTATCTAAAATAGACGAGTTTTTAAGAAAACCTCTAAAAGAGGCGGTAGAAGAGAGAAGAAGAAGAGCTCAAGCTTTGATAGATTTAAATCAGGTGGTTAACCAAAAATATGCTGAATTTGGGTGGGATAATGCCCTTCTTAAAGGAGAGATTGTCCGTAAAGCGGTACAAAAGGCTTTTGGTGTAAGAGTGAGAACCATAGAAGAAGAATTTTATGCTGCCATAGATAGGGTTAAACAGGCCTGTGAAAGCCTTACCCTACAAGATTTCGGAGAGGTAGAGTAA
- the murG gene encoding undecaprenyldiphospho-muramoylpentapeptide beta-N-acetylglucosaminyltransferase, translated as MIVGGGTGGHLFPGIAVAEELQRLGKEICFVSGKRKIEKTILKNRPFKVYELDVEGFLGRSMLDKFRAGLKMVKGIFQSYRLINHLNPDIIFATGGYISFPVVIAGKIKNKITALHEQNVEPGLANKILSYLVDRVFISIPGSEKSFPKGKVVFSGNPVRKSILTKRPKEHTGLGLLILGGSLGARFINELALEIMPKLLIQFKDLFVFHQTGMEEYEKVKNAYDKTIPKDWQERVRVFPFIEDMGWAYSQADLFLGRAGATTLAELFAVGLPAVFIPFPYATRDHQKKNALRVAEKGGAVVVDQKEATPDKVLQVLKNLLNDRKKLQEMAEAMKSFFVPSSEKIIIEELERLANV; from the coding sequence TTGATTGTAGGCGGAGGAACAGGAGGACATCTTTTCCCAGGGATAGCGGTTGCAGAAGAATTGCAGAGGTTGGGTAAAGAGATTTGTTTTGTTTCTGGCAAAAGAAAGATAGAAAAGACCATACTTAAAAATAGGCCTTTTAAAGTTTATGAACTTGACGTAGAAGGATTTTTAGGAAGGTCGATGTTAGATAAGTTTAGGGCTGGGTTAAAGATGGTAAAAGGGATATTTCAGTCTTACCGGTTAATAAACCATCTTAATCCAGATATTATTTTTGCTACCGGGGGGTATATTTCTTTCCCTGTGGTGATCGCAGGAAAAATAAAAAACAAGATTACTGCCCTTCATGAGCAAAACGTAGAGCCTGGACTGGCTAATAAAATACTTTCTTACCTGGTAGACAGGGTTTTTATAAGTATCCCAGGTAGCGAAAAGTCTTTCCCTAAGGGAAAGGTAGTTTTTTCAGGAAATCCTGTCAGAAAGTCTATCTTGACAAAAAGGCCTAAGGAACATACAGGTTTAGGGTTGTTGATTTTAGGAGGTAGTTTAGGGGCGAGGTTTATTAACGAGTTAGCCTTAGAAATTATGCCTAAACTGCTGATCCAGTTTAAAGATTTATTCGTTTTTCATCAAACAGGGATGGAGGAATACGAAAAGGTTAAAAATGCTTACGATAAAACAATACCTAAGGATTGGCAAGAAAGGGTTAGGGTTTTTCCGTTTATAGAGGATATGGGTTGGGCATATTCTCAGGCAGACCTGTTTTTAGGAAGGGCTGGGGCTACCACCTTGGCTGAGCTTTTTGCCGTGGGATTGCCAGCTGTTTTTATTCCTTTCCCTTATGCTACCCGAGACCATCAAAAGAAGAATGCCTTGAGGGTGGCTGAAAAAGGAGGGGCGGTGGTTGTAGACCAAAAAGAGGCGACCCCAGATAAAGTTTTACAGGTTTTGAAGAATTTGCTTAACGATAGGAAAAAACTACAGGAGATGGCTGAAGCTATGAAAAGTTTTTTTGTCCCTTCTTCAGAAAAGATCATCATCGAGGAGCTTGAGAGGTTGGCTAATGTTTAA
- the murB gene encoding UDP-N-acetylmuramate dehydrogenase: MRQEIREFLEENKIFYLENEPLASYTTIKIGGPCDLLVFPKEKEVLVKLLEFLENTGTPFYILGGGSNLLVADEGFKGVVISLKRLKGIEVLSEGKDEVVLKVKAGTGVNELISLCLKKGFSGMEFLAGVPATIGGTVRMNAGAFGRSISQVVKKVLLYHKGDLVYCEVSEEDWSYRRFKKEGVILEIEVKLEKSEKEVVKRKVLEILNKRRLTQPISKRTFGSVFKNPPCYYAGQLIEACGLKGYKVGGAEISKKHANFIVNLGKAKAKDVLELMKLAQTKVWEKFRVKLEPEVKFLGIENGEMF; this comes from the coding sequence ATGAGGCAAGAAATTAGAGAATTTTTAGAAGAAAACAAAATTTTCTATTTAGAAAACGAGCCGTTGGCTTCCTATACTACCATAAAGATAGGTGGACCTTGCGATCTTTTGGTTTTTCCCAAAGAAAAGGAGGTTTTAGTAAAACTACTAGAGTTTTTGGAAAATACAGGGACACCTTTTTATATTTTGGGTGGAGGAAGTAATCTTTTGGTTGCAGACGAAGGGTTTAAAGGGGTGGTGATTAGTTTAAAAAGATTAAAAGGGATTGAGGTTTTAAGTGAGGGAAAAGACGAGGTAGTTTTGAAGGTCAAAGCTGGAACAGGGGTTAATGAGCTTATAAGTTTATGTCTTAAAAAGGGTTTTTCTGGTATGGAGTTTTTAGCAGGAGTTCCTGCAACCATAGGTGGGACAGTTAGGATGAACGCAGGGGCCTTTGGAAGAAGTATTTCTCAGGTAGTAAAAAAAGTCCTACTTTACCATAAGGGGGATTTAGTCTATTGTGAAGTTAGTGAGGAGGACTGGAGTTATAGAAGGTTTAAAAAAGAGGGGGTTATTTTAGAAATAGAGGTTAAGCTTGAAAAAAGTGAAAAAGAGGTAGTAAAAAGAAAAGTTTTAGAGATTTTAAACAAACGGAGACTTACCCAACCGATCTCTAAAAGAACTTTTGGGTCGGTGTTTAAAAACCCTCCTTGTTACTATGCCGGTCAGTTGATAGAGGCCTGTGGTTTGAAAGGTTATAAGGTAGGAGGAGCAGAGATATCTAAGAAACATGCTAATTTTATCGTAAATTTAGGTAAAGCCAAGGCTAAAGATGTGTTAGAATTGATGAAGTTGGCTCAAACAAAGGTATGGGAAAAATTTAGGGTAAAGTTAGAACCTGAGGTAAAATTTTTGGGAATAGAAAATGGAGAGATGTTTTAG
- the murD gene encoding UDP-N-acetylmuramoyl-L-alanine--D-glutamate ligase produces the protein MEISGKKVVVIGFGKSGQAATKLLLKKGAKVLVSETNPREKFDPSLISKFETQGVEFKFGGHEIEDFLKSDLVVVSPGVPREVYQECLKKDIPVLGELELAWQFLRNKEQVIAITGTNGKTTTTAMVSDLLKLSGYKVFTGGNYGIPLSELVYRETEVDKIVLEVSSFQLETIETFKPKVGILLNITPDHLERYESEKEYAYYKYRLFENQTSQDYSILPLNEPWFSHFQDLVKGKVCFFSEKEEKTAQVYLKDENQFVLRIGDKEEVYSFKGFKLLGLHNKLNYIVASLGARLMGASPSSVERLITEFKGFPHRIEYVTSLGGVIFINDSKATNVDATLQALKGLEGRFILIMGGRHKGASYSPLIPYIKQKVKALVLMGEARYVIAEELGQVVETYLVENLAQAVAIALKLAEPGDCVLLSPACSSFDQFKNYEERGEVFRDLVFKYAPLFLKGNEIDEVYH, from the coding sequence ATGGAAATCTCAGGAAAAAAGGTAGTAGTTATCGGTTTTGGAAAAAGTGGACAGGCTGCTACTAAACTTTTACTCAAAAAAGGGGCTAAGGTTTTGGTTTCTGAGACCAACCCCAGAGAAAAATTTGACCCCTCTTTGATTTCTAAATTTGAAACCCAAGGGGTGGAGTTTAAGTTTGGAGGTCATGAAATAGAAGATTTTTTGAAATCCGATTTAGTAGTCGTAAGTCCAGGGGTTCCAAGAGAGGTCTATCAGGAATGTTTGAAAAAAGATATCCCGGTGTTAGGTGAGCTTGAACTTGCCTGGCAGTTTTTAAGAAATAAAGAGCAAGTTATAGCTATTACCGGTACCAACGGGAAAACTACTACTACCGCTATGGTTTCTGACCTTTTAAAGCTTTCAGGATATAAGGTGTTTACCGGCGGAAATTATGGTATCCCCCTTTCAGAACTGGTTTATCGTGAAACCGAGGTAGACAAAATCGTACTTGAGGTATCCAGCTTTCAGTTGGAAACCATAGAGACGTTTAAACCAAAGGTAGGAATTTTGCTTAACATTACCCCCGACCACTTAGAGAGATATGAATCAGAAAAAGAGTATGCCTATTACAAGTATAGGCTTTTTGAAAATCAAACCTCTCAAGACTATAGCATCCTTCCTTTAAACGAACCTTGGTTTTCTCATTTTCAGGACTTGGTGAAGGGGAAGGTCTGCTTTTTTTCTGAAAAAGAAGAAAAGACAGCTCAAGTTTATTTGAAAGATGAAAACCAATTTGTATTAAGGATAGGGGATAAAGAAGAGGTATATTCTTTTAAGGGTTTTAAGTTATTGGGTTTACATAATAAGTTAAACTATATAGTTGCAAGTTTAGGAGCACGTCTTATGGGGGCCTCTCCTTCAAGTGTTGAAAGACTGATAACGGAGTTTAAGGGGTTCCCCCACAGGATAGAGTATGTAACCTCTTTGGGAGGGGTGATTTTTATCAACGATTCTAAGGCCACAAACGTAGATGCCACTTTACAGGCTTTAAAAGGGCTTGAGGGTAGATTTATCCTTATCATGGGAGGAAGACATAAAGGAGCCTCTTATAGTCCTCTAATTCCTTATATTAAACAAAAGGTTAAGGCTTTGGTGTTGATGGGAGAGGCAAGGTATGTGATAGCTGAAGAGTTAGGCCAGGTAGTGGAAACCTATCTTGTCGAAAACTTAGCGCAGGCTGTAGCCATTGCTTTAAAATTAGCTGAACCTGGAGATTGTGTGCTATTGTCTCCTGCTTGTTCCAGTTTTGATCAGTTTAAAAACTATGAAGAAAGAGGAGAGGTTTTTAGAGACTTGGTTTTTAAATATGCCCCTCTTTTTCTTAAAGGTAATGAAATAGACGAGGTATACCATTGA
- the mraY gene encoding phospho-N-acetylmuramoyl-pentapeptide-transferase: protein MLYQFLYSLTDYFSLFNVFKYITFRMICGAITSFFLVYFLMPPFIRFMKLKQFGQIVREEGPSHHKKKTGTPTMGGTVVLFAILVCCILWCKLSNPFVWLVLLVTIGFGLIGFLDDYLKIKRKKNLGLRAREKILFQIVLVGLFYFIAFKGLGFSSQLVFPFFKNLIIDLGIGYLLFSMLVILGSSNAMNLTDGLDGLAIVPFIVVAGVYSVLSYVVGNIKFATYLLLPYIPYASELAIVCAIFIGAGLGFLWYNSYPAEIFMGDVGSLGLGAGLGSIAILVKQEFLLVIAGALFVMEALSVMLQVAYFKLTHGKRIFKMAPLHHHFELLGWPENKVVVRFWIISLIFGLIALSTLKIR from the coding sequence ATGCTTTATCAATTTTTGTACTCTTTAACCGATTATTTTTCGTTGTTTAATGTGTTTAAGTATATTACGTTTAGGATGATCTGTGGTGCGATAACCTCGTTTTTCTTAGTTTATTTTTTGATGCCACCCTTTATTCGGTTTATGAAACTCAAACAGTTTGGGCAAATAGTAAGGGAGGAAGGTCCTTCTCATCATAAAAAAAAGACAGGAACCCCTACGATGGGGGGGACTGTGGTGCTTTTTGCTATACTGGTGTGTTGTATTCTCTGGTGTAAGCTTTCTAATCCTTTTGTATGGTTAGTGCTCTTGGTTACTATAGGGTTTGGTTTGATAGGGTTTTTAGACGATTACTTAAAAATAAAAAGAAAGAAAAATTTAGGGCTTAGAGCCAGAGAAAAGATCCTTTTTCAGATTGTGTTGGTAGGCCTGTTTTATTTTATAGCGTTTAAAGGGCTTGGTTTTTCATCGCAGTTGGTTTTTCCGTTTTTCAAAAACCTGATTATAGATTTAGGAATTGGTTATCTTCTGTTTAGCATGTTGGTGATTCTTGGGAGTTCTAACGCAATGAACCTTACAGATGGACTTGATGGTTTAGCCATAGTACCTTTTATAGTAGTGGCTGGAGTTTACAGCGTGTTAAGTTATGTTGTAGGTAACATAAAGTTTGCTACCTATCTTTTATTACCTTACATACCTTATGCCAGTGAATTAGCTATCGTTTGTGCCATCTTTATAGGAGCGGGATTGGGGTTTTTGTGGTATAATTCCTATCCAGCAGAGATTTTTATGGGAGACGTAGGTTCTTTAGGGTTAGGGGCAGGGTTGGGGTCTATCGCTATTTTAGTAAAACAGGAATTTTTGTTGGTGATAGCTGGAGCTCTTTTTGTGATGGAGGCGCTTTCTGTGATGTTGCAAGTGGCTTATTTTAAGCTTACCCATGGAAAAAGGATTTTTAAGATGGCACCGTTACATCATCATTTTGAACTTTTAGGTTGGCCAGAGAATAAAGTAGTGGTAAGGTTTTGGATTATCTCGTTGATTTTTGGGCTTATAGCTTTAAGTACTTTAAAAATTAGGTAG